Proteins encoded by one window of Methanobacterium sp. CWC-01:
- a CDS encoding YkgJ family cysteine cluster protein — MSQFRLRDYLIDRELFESIRNAALQEEAWDEDKQDEVKRFEKNVLQWMRKKRPVKRYKKFSIKKLDLKEIIELADISSLKLFQGPSNLELAQIHSEWCNHCGKCCTQSSPIFIHRDELKAIITLNPSLKDEIIPNHRYQEHFRFKEDQPCKFHDWEQKRCRIYDTRPQVCQNYPLMLIGSEGKEHHIINLRQDCHYATKLVLEKSIFLFDEAVKRKSKKNRNSQN, encoded by the coding sequence AAATGCCGCTTTACAAGAAGAAGCGTGGGATGAAGATAAACAGGATGAAGTGAAGCGGTTTGAAAAAAACGTTCTGCAGTGGATGCGCAAGAAAAGACCGGTGAAAAGATACAAAAAATTTAGTATTAAAAAGTTGGACCTTAAAGAAATAATAGAACTGGCAGATATAAGCAGTTTAAAACTTTTCCAGGGCCCTTCCAATCTGGAATTGGCCCAGATACATTCAGAATGGTGTAATCACTGTGGAAAATGCTGCACCCAATCATCACCTATTTTCATCCACCGGGACGAATTAAAGGCAATCATCACTCTCAATCCATCTCTAAAGGATGAAATTATTCCTAACCATCGTTATCAGGAACATTTCCGGTTCAAAGAAGACCAACCCTGTAAATTCCACGATTGGGAGCAGAAAAGGTGTAGGATCTACGATACTCGCCCCCAGGTTTGCCAGAACTATCCTCTGATGCTAATTGGCTCTGAAGGTAAAGAACACCATATTATTAATTTACGCCAAGACTGTCACTATGCAACTAAGTTAGTCCTGGAAAAATCAATATTCCTGTTTGATGAAGCTGTTAAGAGGAAATCTAAAAAGAATAGGAATTCACAAAATTGA